The Chitinophaga sp. H8 region CATGATATTATTGTTCCACTGCTGATAGTAGGAGTGGCTTATCACCCATAACACGTATCGTCAGAAAAAAATATTTTTATCCCGGATCGTCCTTCCGTCTTTCCCGATTGTATTATATATAAAGTGATTCAGATGATCCCGGATGCAGCACATATCAAACAACTCTTTATCAAACATGCCAATGGCACCTGTACAGCAGCGGAAACAGCGGAGCTGTTGAATTATCTGCAGGAGGAGGGAAGTGAAGAAATGTTGCCTATGCCGGATGAAATAGCGGGGGGAATGTCTGGTATGTTGCCAATGGGTAACGTAGCAGCAGAGCGGGTGTTGCATAATATATTGGGAACAGGAGCAACGCCGGAGGTGAAACGGGGAAAGAGCGTGCGTTTAAGATGGATAGGTATAGCGGCAGCCGCCGCAGCACTGGTAGGAGCTGTGGTTTGGTTATACCGCCCAGGTGTAAAACAACCGGTGCTAACCGCTTATAGTACTGTAAAAGGGGAAGTGAAGCACTTATTGCTCCCGGATGGTAGCCGTATTACACTGAATGGAAATACTACTTTACAATATGACAGTGCCGGATGGCAAGCCAATAAAAGAGAGGTGTGGATTAACGGGGAAGCTTTTTTTAATGTAGCGGCTGATGCAGCCGGACGTTTTACGGTACATGCCGGTAGTACAACCCAGGTGGATGTATTGGGCACCCGGTTTAATGTGCTGGCTACCAGTCAGCAAACGCAGGTGGTACTGAATAGTGGTAAAGTAAAGGTGAATATTTCCAAGGGGGATAACACGAAGGAAGAGGTGGTACTGGTACCCGGTGAAATGGTGGCTTATCAGCCTGATAATAATAAGTTGACACAACAAATGACAGATACCCTGCAGCTGACCAGCTGGAAAGACGGGCTACATGCCTTCCGTGAAACCAGTCTGGCAGATATTGCAACAATGATGACCCGGCAGTTTGGCGTAAAGGTTTCTTTTGCTGCTGCAGAACTGGCTACCCTGCAGTTTACCGGTACTACACCAGCTGGTAACCTGGATGTAATGCTAACAATTCTTGAAAAGTCATTGGATCTCAAAATCTATAAACACGGTGATCAGGTAGTGATTACGAAGGCCAAGTAAATCATTGCCAAGAACAAAACATTAAACTCCTATTTACTAAAACGCATTATTATGCAAAAAAAGCTACTTGTTAATAAGGTAGTAGGAATACTGCTATGCCTGGCCATAGGCATACCCCACGGAGCTGTAGCGCAGGAAATGTTGGCCAGAAATGCCGCAAAATATAAAGCCAGTCCGATGTACAGCCTGGTAGAAGTATTTCCTATGCTGGAAAATCTACGCAAGGTAAAATTCAATTACAACAGTGAGATACTGATTGGTAAAACCATTAATGCCCAGCTCCTCAAAAAGATGGAACAGGCTGATCTGCATACAGGCTTGTCTTTATTACTGCAGCCGCTGGGCCTTACCTGTGAGGCGATCCAGGAAAATTATTATGCTATTAAAGTGATCCCACCTGTCAACGCCATGGCACAGATTAATGTGAAAGGGCTGGTAACAGATGCGGCTAATAATAGTCCGCTGCCTGGTGTGGTGGTAGCCGTAAAGGGTAAAACAAAAGGTACTTCTACAGATGGTACCGGGCGTTATTCCCTCGCTAATGTAGGCGATCAAGAAATCCTGGTGTTTTCCCTGCTGGGGTATAAACCTCAGGAAATGCCGGTTAATGGCCGTACAGAAATAAATATTTCCCTGGCCCAGGATGTTTCGGGGTTAAGCGAAGTAGTGGTAACGGCCCTGGGTATTCAGAAGGAAAAGAAATCATTGGGATATGCGGTACAGGAAGTAAAGGGAGAAAACATGGTAAAAGCCAGGGAACCTAACCTGATCGGTTCTTTAACCGGCCGGGTGGCAGGATTGGTGATCCAGAATTCTACCGACATGTTCCAGGATGCGAACATCCTGCTGCGCGGACAAAAACCTTTGATCGTGATAGATGGTATTCCTGATCAGACAGCCGATATGTGGAAAGTAAACCCGGATGATGTGGAAAGCCTGAGTGTACTGAAAGGGCCTTCTGCTTCTGCATTGTATGGCTCTATCGGTCAGAACGGGGCTATTATGATCACCACCAAAAGAGGGAAAGGAAAGGAGCTTTCCGTAGAGTTCAATTCCTCTACCATGTTTCAGCCTTCTTTTATCCGTATTCCTGATGTGCAAACTACCTACGGCAATGGTAACAAGGGCAGCTACGCTTATGTAGATGGTTCCGGCAGCGGCACAGAAGGATCCGGATGGATATGGGGACCAAAACTGGACCAGCGTGATGCTTCTACACCAAGTGGCTATTGGGAAACACCCCAGTACAACAGCCCTATGGATCCTAACACCGGCGCACTCAAGCCTTTGCCCTGGTTATCCCGTGGTAAAAATAATGTACGTAACTTTTTCCGGACAGGGATTATTTCTACCAATAACCTCAGCATTACCCAGGCCAATGATAAAGGAAGTTTCCGCGCTTCTGCCTCGCATATTTATCAGCAGGGAATTGTACCAAATACACAGCTGAACAACAGCTCTTTCAGTATTGCCGGTAACTATAACCTGACTGACAGACTTAACGTGGATGCCCGTATTACCTACAATCGCCAGTACACAGATAATTATCCGGTGGTAGGATATGGTCCTGGCAACTATCTCTATAATCTTGTATTATGGACAGGGTCGGATGTGGATATCAGAGATCTCCGCAGCTATTGGGTACCCGGAAAAGAAGGACTGCAGCAAAGACACTATAACCAGTCCTGGTACAATAACCCTTATTTCCAGGCTTATGAACTGCTGACCGGGTATTACAAGAACAACACCTTTGGTTCTATGGCCCTGAATTATAAACTCAATACCGACCTCAGTGTGAAATTCCGTACCGGGATCAACTCCTATGGATTAACTACCAGTACCAAAGAGCCGATGAGCTATATTGGATACAGTAATAAATCAAGGGGTAATTATACCGTGGGTTCCCAGAATTATTTTGATCTGGTATCCGATCTGGCATTGCGTTATGAGCATACTTTTGGTAAAGACTTTACGATTCATGCGGAAGTAGGCGGTTCTAATTATTATCGCAACGACAGATACCAGGATAGCAAAACAGACGGATTAACTATTCCCGGATTCTATAACCTGGACAATTCCACCAACCCTGTTATCAGCAAAAATACCCTGGAGGAAAGACGGACCAGCAGTGCATATGGATTGCTGGACATGGAGTACATGGGCGCATTTTATCTGTCACTCACCGGCCGTAATGACATCATCTCCACGCTTCCGGTTGCCAATAACTCCTTTTTCTATCCCTCTGTAGCTGGATCCATTATTATATCCGAACTGGTGAAAACACCACATTGGCTACCTTATGTGAAAGCAAGAGGTTCCTGGTCTTCCGTGTCCAGAGGACGTCTGGATGAAGAAGAGCGTTATACTTACAATTACCTGCCCACCTACGACAGGGGCTTGAAATGGAATAGCGTTCCTTCTCTGTCTTTTGGAGATATGCGCCGTAATCCTGGCCTGAAACCGCAGACTACGAATGCATGGGAAACGGGTTTGGAAGTAAAATTACTGGACAATCGTTTTGGACTGGATGTTACTTATTTCAGGGCACGTGATTTCAACAACATTGTAAGAGTACCGGTATCCAATGCCAGCGGGTATAACTGGCGTCTGGAAAACGGGAATGTGTACCTCCGTAGCGGCTGGGAAATAATGGCAACGGCAACACCCGTACGCAGTAAGGATTTACGCTGGGATATAACCGCCAACTTCAGCACCTATAAACGCACTTTGAAAGAAATATTCGGCGGCGCCAAAGACCTGAATAAGATAAAAGTAGGAGAGCGGATGGATCGCATTTTTGCGGGTGTTTATGAAAAGGATCCCCAGGGAAATATCGTATATGAAAGCAATGGATTTCCTAAAGAAGATGTGTTTTCCCGGTTTGTGGGCAATGCAGATCCTGATTGGACCTATGGTCTGGAAAACGCTTTCCGCTACAAACAGTTTACATTACGGTTTCTCGTAGATGGTCGTATTGGTGGATTGATCTACTCCAGCACCAATCAGAAAATGTGGTGGGGCGGAACCCATCCCGGTACAGTCAATCAGTTCAGGGATGATGCCAATGAAGGTAAGGCCACCTATGTAGGGCCTGGTGTAGTGATCACTTCCGGAGAATTGAAGTATGACGGAGATGGCAACATTGTATCAGATACCCGCAAGTTTGCTACTAATACCAAAGGGGTGAACTATATTGATTACATGATCAATACCAGTAATGCTGCCAACACCAATTACAACTACTATTCAGAAACATTCCTGAAACTGCGGGAAGTAAATCTTACCTGGCAGGTACCTGCAAAATGGATGAACAAAACATTCTTCCGGGATGCTTCGGTTTCATTGGTAGGCCGTAATCTGTTGCTGTTTTCAAAACTGCCCAATGTTGATCCAGACCCGGGGAAGGATGAGCTGCAAACGCCTTCCACCCGTAGTATGGGCTTTAACGTGAATTTAAAATTCTGATCCACAACCTCGTATTTTATGCAAAAGCTATCAATAATAATAGGCCTTTTCCTGCTTACTGCCTGGTGTGGTTGTAAAAAGTTTGAATCCTTTCAAACAGACCCTAACAGAACAACCCAGGCAACGCCCGATTTGTTACTCACATTTATAGAAACCCGTGCCTTTAATGAGGTAAGCACTTCCAATGCGCTGGCTGCCCGTCAGCTGGTATACACGGATGGCGTAAATGCTAATCAGTATTATGGCTGGAAGCGTGCAAGCTTTGACGATTATAACAACCTGC contains the following coding sequences:
- a CDS encoding FecR family protein → MIPDAAHIKQLFIKHANGTCTAAETAELLNYLQEEGSEEMLPMPDEIAGGMSGMLPMGNVAAERVLHNILGTGATPEVKRGKSVRLRWIGIAAAAAALVGAVVWLYRPGVKQPVLTAYSTVKGEVKHLLLPDGSRITLNGNTTLQYDSAGWQANKREVWINGEAFFNVAADAAGRFTVHAGSTTQVDVLGTRFNVLATSQQTQVVLNSGKVKVNISKGDNTKEEVVLVPGEMVAYQPDNNKLTQQMTDTLQLTSWKDGLHAFRETSLADIATMMTRQFGVKVSFAAAELATLQFTGTTPAGNLDVMLTILEKSLDLKIYKHGDQVVITKAK
- a CDS encoding SusC/RagA family TonB-linked outer membrane protein translates to MQKKLLVNKVVGILLCLAIGIPHGAVAQEMLARNAAKYKASPMYSLVEVFPMLENLRKVKFNYNSEILIGKTINAQLLKKMEQADLHTGLSLLLQPLGLTCEAIQENYYAIKVIPPVNAMAQINVKGLVTDAANNSPLPGVVVAVKGKTKGTSTDGTGRYSLANVGDQEILVFSLLGYKPQEMPVNGRTEINISLAQDVSGLSEVVVTALGIQKEKKSLGYAVQEVKGENMVKAREPNLIGSLTGRVAGLVIQNSTDMFQDANILLRGQKPLIVIDGIPDQTADMWKVNPDDVESLSVLKGPSASALYGSIGQNGAIMITTKRGKGKELSVEFNSSTMFQPSFIRIPDVQTTYGNGNKGSYAYVDGSGSGTEGSGWIWGPKLDQRDASTPSGYWETPQYNSPMDPNTGALKPLPWLSRGKNNVRNFFRTGIISTNNLSITQANDKGSFRASASHIYQQGIVPNTQLNNSSFSIAGNYNLTDRLNVDARITYNRQYTDNYPVVGYGPGNYLYNLVLWTGSDVDIRDLRSYWVPGKEGLQQRHYNQSWYNNPYFQAYELLTGYYKNNTFGSMALNYKLNTDLSVKFRTGINSYGLTTSTKEPMSYIGYSNKSRGNYTVGSQNYFDLVSDLALRYEHTFGKDFTIHAEVGGSNYYRNDRYQDSKTDGLTIPGFYNLDNSTNPVISKNTLEERRTSSAYGLLDMEYMGAFYLSLTGRNDIISTLPVANNSFFYPSVAGSIIISELVKTPHWLPYVKARGSWSSVSRGRLDEEERYTYNYLPTYDRGLKWNSVPSLSFGDMRRNPGLKPQTTNAWETGLEVKLLDNRFGLDVTYFRARDFNNIVRVPVSNASGYNWRLENGNVYLRSGWEIMATATPVRSKDLRWDITANFSTYKRTLKEIFGGAKDLNKIKVGERMDRIFAGVYEKDPQGNIVYESNGFPKEDVFSRFVGNADPDWTYGLENAFRYKQFTLRFLVDGRIGGLIYSSTNQKMWWGGTHPGTVNQFRDDANEGKATYVGPGVVITSGELKYDGDGNIVSDTRKFATNTKGVNYIDYMINTSNAANTNYNYYSETFLKLREVNLTWQVPAKWMNKTFFRDASVSLVGRNLLLFSKLPNVDPDPGKDELQTPSTRSMGFNVNLKF